The Halobacterium sp. CBA1132 genome has a segment encoding these proteins:
- the pheT gene encoding phenylalanine--tRNA ligase subunit beta translates to MPVVDIDPDELRTLTGHTDKSDDELKDDLFGLGIEYEGETDNGEFKLEFEADRLDRLSVEGIARSLRYHYGDTRGVYVPDTNGAEWTIQVEDVPDDRPCVTGAVVRGVDLDEDALDSLIQLQEKLHATMGRKRAKGAIGIHDLAMLKGEAIDTADGSPGKSITYTGIEPDGDTFVALDDDAERTPAEVLTEHPTGEQYADLLADYDRYPAIYDGIGMFSFPPVINGRRTEVSTDSRELFVELTGTDQWTIDRMCAIICYALDARGATVENVTVEYGDTELVRPDFEVRTKRVSHERVETLLGIDFEPDEVVDLAERAGLDAEPEGGDELTYDVEIPPYRVDVLHPVDVVDDIGRAYGFNDLVPRYPDVSTVGGRTETSRLEAAARETLVGLGFEDLLNFNMTNEADNFDRMRVSPDDDAVGAAAPATIDEPYSEDFTILRTWALPSLASVLENNTHRSYPQDLAEIGFAAHVDDSTETGVAERRTVAAVLARHDASYEDAKARLAALCEEFHVDLETPATDHPSFIDGRAASVVIDGEEVGVVGELHPAVIVDHDVEVPVAGFEFELDALR, encoded by the coding sequence ATGCCCGTCGTCGACATCGACCCCGACGAACTCCGCACGCTCACCGGGCACACCGACAAGAGCGACGACGAACTCAAAGACGACCTCTTCGGACTCGGCATCGAGTACGAGGGCGAGACCGACAACGGCGAGTTCAAACTCGAGTTCGAGGCCGACCGCCTCGACCGCCTCTCCGTGGAGGGCATCGCGCGCTCGCTGCGCTACCACTACGGCGACACCCGCGGCGTCTACGTCCCAGACACGAACGGCGCCGAGTGGACGATTCAGGTCGAAGATGTCCCTGACGACCGGCCCTGCGTCACCGGCGCTGTCGTCCGCGGCGTCGACCTCGACGAGGACGCCCTCGACTCGCTCATCCAACTCCAGGAGAAACTCCACGCGACGATGGGCCGCAAGCGCGCGAAAGGCGCCATCGGCATCCACGACCTCGCGATGCTCAAAGGCGAAGCCATCGACACCGCCGACGGCTCGCCCGGCAAATCCATCACCTACACCGGTATCGAACCGGACGGCGACACGTTCGTCGCGCTCGACGACGACGCCGAACGCACGCCCGCCGAAGTGCTCACCGAGCACCCGACCGGCGAGCAGTACGCCGACCTGCTCGCCGACTACGACCGCTACCCCGCCATCTACGACGGCATCGGGATGTTCAGTTTCCCGCCGGTCATCAACGGCCGCCGCACCGAGGTCTCCACGGACTCCCGAGAGCTGTTCGTCGAACTCACCGGTACCGACCAGTGGACCATCGACCGGATGTGCGCCATCATCTGTTACGCGCTCGACGCCCGCGGCGCCACCGTCGAGAACGTCACCGTCGAGTACGGCGATACGGAACTCGTGCGCCCCGATTTCGAAGTGCGCACCAAACGAGTCTCCCACGAGCGCGTGGAGACGCTGCTCGGCATCGACTTCGAACCCGACGAAGTCGTCGACCTCGCCGAACGCGCGGGACTCGATGCTGAACCCGAGGGCGGGGACGAACTCACCTACGACGTGGAGATTCCGCCGTACCGCGTCGACGTCCTCCACCCCGTGGACGTCGTCGACGACATCGGGCGCGCGTACGGGTTCAACGACCTCGTGCCGCGCTACCCCGACGTCAGCACCGTCGGCGGGCGCACCGAGACCTCGCGACTGGAGGCTGCCGCCCGCGAGACGCTCGTCGGCCTCGGTTTCGAGGACCTTCTGAACTTCAACATGACCAACGAGGCCGACAACTTCGACCGAATGCGCGTCTCCCCCGACGACGACGCCGTCGGCGCCGCGGCCCCCGCGACCATCGACGAACCCTACAGCGAGGACTTCACCATCCTCCGGACGTGGGCGCTGCCGTCGCTGGCCTCCGTCCTCGAAAACAACACCCACCGGTCGTACCCGCAGGACCTCGCGGAGATCGGGTTCGCCGCGCACGTCGACGACTCCACCGAGACGGGCGTCGCCGAACGCCGCACCGTCGCCGCCGTGCTCGCACGCCACGACGCCTCCTACGAGGACGCCAAAGCGCGACTCGCGGCGCTCTGCGAGGAGTTCCACGTCGACTTAGAGACGCCCGCGACCGACCACCCCTCGTTCATCGACGGGCGCGCTGCTAGCGTCGTTATCGACGGCGAAGAAGTGGGCGTCGTCGGTGAACTTCACCCCGCGGTCATCGTCGACCACGACGTCGAAGTGCCGGTCGCCGGCTTCGAGTTCGAACTCGACGCGCTCCGATAA
- a CDS encoding phenylalanine--tRNA ligase subunit alpha, giving the protein MKLPPQQVAVLEAASTDEPRRIADLAADIDRPPETVTGAAFELEDAGLVDVVEEVEEEVELTDEGREYAEDGLPEVRLYEAALELGADDEPVSMGEVIGASGLEGPQVDIALSNYARKGYGSIDSGDLSADPDADPSEDAEAVALDTLADGGTVEDSDVLDQLARRDLAAVRERTVRSVLLTEAGVTELMAGVESAEQVGQLTPDMLASGEWRDAEFADYNVEADAGEYTPGKTHVLRQAAERVKDVLVGMGFQEMEGPHVDADFYINDCLFMPQDHPARNHWDRFALDQPANIDDLPDDLVERVERAHREGVGPDGDGYHSPWDEDFARALALRGHTTSLTARYLSGVAGEEVEAPARYFSVEKAYRNDTLDATHLLEFFQIEGWVMAEDLSVRDLMGTFREFYSQFGITDIEFKPTYNPYTEPSFELFGRHPETGELIEIGNSGIFRPEMLEPLGVDADVMAWGLALERLLMLVTGFEDIRDVHGTLCDLEFLRDAEVVY; this is encoded by the coding sequence ATGAAACTGCCACCACAGCAGGTCGCGGTGCTCGAAGCGGCGAGCACCGACGAACCGAGACGCATCGCCGACCTCGCGGCCGACATCGACCGACCGCCGGAGACGGTCACGGGCGCGGCGTTCGAACTCGAAGACGCCGGCCTCGTGGACGTCGTCGAGGAGGTCGAAGAAGAAGTCGAACTGACAGACGAAGGCCGCGAGTACGCCGAGGACGGCCTGCCCGAAGTACGGCTCTACGAGGCCGCACTCGAACTCGGCGCCGACGACGAACCTGTCTCGATGGGCGAAGTCATCGGCGCGTCCGGACTAGAGGGTCCACAGGTCGACATCGCGCTCTCGAACTACGCCCGGAAGGGCTACGGGAGCATCGACAGCGGCGACCTCTCCGCGGACCCCGACGCCGACCCGAGCGAGGACGCCGAAGCCGTCGCGCTCGACACGCTCGCTGACGGCGGGACCGTCGAAGACAGCGACGTGCTCGACCAGTTGGCGCGCCGCGACCTCGCCGCCGTCCGCGAGCGAACCGTTCGCTCGGTCCTCTTGACTGAGGCGGGCGTCACCGAACTCATGGCGGGCGTCGAGTCCGCCGAACAGGTCGGCCAACTCACCCCCGACATGCTCGCGTCCGGCGAGTGGCGCGACGCCGAGTTCGCCGACTACAACGTCGAAGCCGACGCCGGCGAGTACACGCCCGGGAAGACCCACGTCCTCCGGCAGGCCGCCGAGCGCGTCAAAGACGTCCTCGTCGGCATGGGCTTCCAGGAGATGGAGGGCCCGCACGTCGACGCGGACTTCTACATCAACGACTGCCTGTTCATGCCCCAGGACCACCCCGCGCGCAACCACTGGGACCGGTTCGCGCTCGACCAGCCCGCGAACATCGACGACCTCCCCGACGACCTCGTCGAGCGCGTCGAACGCGCCCACCGTGAGGGCGTCGGGCCGGACGGCGACGGCTATCACTCGCCGTGGGACGAGGACTTCGCGCGTGCGCTCGCGCTCCGCGGACACACGACGAGTCTCACCGCCCGCTACCTCTCCGGCGTCGCCGGCGAGGAGGTGGAGGCGCCCGCGCGGTACTTCAGCGTCGAGAAGGCCTACCGCAACGACACCCTCGACGCCACGCACCTCCTGGAGTTCTTCCAGATCGAGGGGTGGGTGATGGCCGAAGACCTCTCCGTGCGCGACCTCATGGGGACGTTCCGCGAGTTCTACAGCCAGTTCGGCATCACGGACATCGAGTTCAAACCCACGTACAATCCCTACACGGAGCCGAGCTTCGAGCTGTTCGGGCGCCACCCCGAGACCGGCGAACTCATCGAAATCGGGAACTCCGGCATCTTCCGCCCGGAGATGCTCGAACCGCTCGGCGTCGACGCCGACGTGATGGCGTGGGGGCTCGCGCTCGAACGCCTGCTGATGCTCGTCACCGGCTTCGAGGACATCCGGGACGTCCACGGGACGCTGTGTGACTTGGAGTTCCTGCGGGACGCGGAGGTGGTGTACTGA
- a CDS encoding quinone-dependent dihydroorotate dehydrogenase, producing the protein MYGLAKPLLFRLPPETAHEAITGLLGVAQKLHLERAYAGHYTVDDDRLSVEAFGQSFPNPVGVAAGFDKNAEIPRALAALGFGHVEVGAVTAEGQPGNPRPRMFRLRADEGLVNRMGFNNAGADIVGERLAGQRLPDVPVGVNIGKSKSTPLENAPSDYRYTYERVAEDGDYFVVNVSSPNTPGLRELQNREQLAAILETLQDAGAAPLLVKLSPDLHRDAVVDAVELANELGLDGVVATNTTTDRPESLRSPNAAEKGGLSGRPIRKRATDQVRFVAKRTDLPVVGVGGVFTAEDAYEKIRAGASVVQLYTGLVYRGPGIAKDINEGLLELLARDGFASVADAVGVDL; encoded by the coding sequence ATGTACGGGCTGGCCAAACCGCTGTTGTTCCGACTCCCCCCGGAGACCGCCCACGAGGCGATTACGGGACTGCTCGGCGTCGCACAGAAATTACACCTCGAACGCGCGTACGCGGGGCACTACACAGTCGACGACGACCGGTTGTCCGTCGAGGCGTTCGGCCAGTCGTTCCCGAACCCAGTCGGCGTGGCAGCCGGCTTCGACAAGAACGCCGAGATACCGCGGGCGCTGGCGGCGCTTGGGTTCGGGCACGTGGAAGTCGGCGCGGTGACTGCCGAGGGTCAGCCCGGGAATCCACGGCCGCGGATGTTCCGACTCCGAGCGGACGAGGGCCTCGTCAACCGGATGGGGTTCAACAACGCGGGCGCGGACATCGTGGGCGAGCGCCTCGCGGGACAGCGACTCCCGGACGTGCCCGTGGGCGTGAACATCGGGAAGTCGAAGTCCACACCCCTTGAGAACGCTCCGAGCGACTACCGGTACACGTACGAGCGGGTCGCCGAGGACGGCGACTACTTCGTGGTGAACGTCTCCAGTCCGAACACGCCGGGGCTGCGCGAGCTCCAGAACCGCGAGCAGCTGGCGGCGATTCTGGAGACGCTCCAAGACGCGGGCGCGGCGCCGCTGCTCGTGAAACTCTCGCCGGACCTCCACCGCGACGCAGTCGTGGACGCGGTCGAGTTGGCGAACGAACTGGGGTTGGACGGCGTCGTCGCGACGAACACGACGACCGACCGGCCGGAGTCGCTGCGGAGTCCGAACGCCGCAGAGAAGGGGGGGCTCTCGGGGCGGCCGATTCGCAAGCGCGCGACCGACCAAGTGCGGTTCGTCGCGAAGCGGACAGACCTCCCTGTCGTCGGCGTCGGCGGCGTGTTCACGGCCGAAGACGCCTACGAGAAGATTCGCGCGGGCGCATCCGTGGTGCAACTGTACACCGGCCTCGTCTACCGCGGGCCGGGCATCGCGAAGGACATCAACGAAGGGCTGCTCGAACTGCTGGCCCGCGACGGCTTCGCGTCCGTCGCGGACGCGGTCGGCGTGGACCTGTGA
- a CDS encoding tryptophan--tRNA ligase, translating to MTDTDNETDAEAAPGADSVALDPWGSSTVSDYRKLFDEFGIESFDDVIDEVPDPHYLMRRAIIFGHRDYRRVADAMRNDEPFAALSGFMPTGDPHIGHKMVFDEIVWHQQQGADAYALIADLEAHAARGLSWDEIDEHAKDYLLSLLALGFDAEEGTLYRQSANRELQDLAFELGAEANFSEFEAIYGFDGETDVSHMQSVVTQMADILYPQLEESKPTVIPVGPDQDPHMRLARDLAERTRYFKVTEAYASVAFDDDERPLVAAAYDAKEEYAEDASQPRCAEAADWLREDDALAAEFGDELVAGVVQKLDNAGMEPLRPRIRFFDRQATDEAFEALIDEVAGEKRVFEGHVDAFEIDRETAEDLALAVEVDHGGYGFVPPSSIYHRFMTGLTGGKMSSSIPASHISLLDDPEDGYDKVKAATTGGRETAEKQRELGGEPDQCPVYELYAYLLAADDDEFAERVYEECAGGERLCGGCKEEAAELMAEFLEDHQEKREEAREVLADLDVELDSARARTK from the coding sequence ATGACCGACACAGACAACGAGACGGACGCCGAGGCGGCGCCCGGCGCCGACAGCGTCGCCCTCGACCCGTGGGGCTCCTCGACGGTCTCGGACTACCGCAAGCTCTTCGACGAGTTCGGCATCGAGTCCTTCGACGACGTCATCGACGAGGTGCCGGACCCGCACTACCTGATGCGGCGCGCCATCATCTTCGGGCACCGCGACTACCGCCGCGTCGCCGACGCGATGCGCAACGACGAGCCGTTCGCCGCGCTGTCGGGGTTCATGCCGACGGGCGACCCCCACATCGGCCACAAGATGGTGTTCGACGAAATCGTCTGGCACCAACAGCAGGGCGCCGACGCGTACGCGCTCATCGCGGACCTCGAAGCCCACGCCGCCCGCGGACTCTCGTGGGACGAAATCGACGAGCACGCCAAAGACTACCTCCTCAGCCTGCTCGCGCTCGGCTTCGACGCCGAGGAGGGCACCCTCTACCGCCAGTCCGCGAACCGCGAACTCCAGGACCTCGCGTTCGAGCTCGGCGCGGAGGCGAACTTCTCTGAGTTCGAAGCCATCTACGGGTTCGACGGCGAGACCGACGTCTCGCACATGCAGAGCGTCGTCACGCAGATGGCGGACATCCTCTACCCGCAACTGGAGGAGTCCAAGCCGACCGTGATTCCGGTCGGCCCCGACCAAGACCCACACATGCGACTGGCTCGGGACCTCGCCGAGCGCACGCGCTACTTCAAGGTGACCGAGGCGTACGCCAGCGTCGCCTTCGACGACGACGAGCGCCCGCTCGTCGCCGCGGCCTACGACGCCAAAGAGGAGTACGCCGAGGACGCCAGCCAGCCCCGGTGCGCGGAGGCCGCCGACTGGCTCCGCGAGGACGACGCGCTCGCGGCCGAGTTCGGCGACGAACTGGTCGCTGGCGTCGTACAGAAACTCGACAACGCGGGGATGGAGCCGCTCCGCCCCCGGATTCGGTTCTTCGACCGGCAGGCGACCGACGAGGCGTTCGAGGCGCTCATCGACGAGGTCGCCGGCGAGAAGCGCGTCTTCGAGGGCCACGTCGACGCCTTCGAAATCGACCGGGAGACCGCCGAGGACCTCGCGCTCGCCGTCGAGGTCGACCACGGCGGCTACGGCTTCGTGCCGCCGTCCTCGATTTACCACCGCTTCATGACGGGGCTCACGGGCGGGAAGATGTCGTCCTCGATTCCCGCCAGCCACATCAGCCTCCTCGACGACCCCGAGGACGGCTACGACAAGGTCAAGGCCGCGACCACGGGCGGCCGCGAGACCGCCGAGAAGCAGCGCGAACTCGGCGGCGAACCCGACCAGTGTCCGGTCTACGAGCTGTACGCGTACCTGCTCGCGGCCGACGACGACGAGTTCGCCGAGCGCGTCTACGAGGAGTGCGCGGGCGGCGAGCGCCTCTGCGGCGGTTGCAAGGAGGAGGCCGCCGAACTCATGGCGGAGTTCCTCGAAGACCACCAAGAGAAACGCGAGGAAGCCCGCGAAGTGCTGGCTGACCTCGACGTCGAACTGGACTCCGCGCGTGCTCGAACGAAGTGA
- the endA gene encoding tRNA-intron lyase codes for MDGELHGDEVRVGGDARQRFHDARGYGHPLDGNAIALSLVEAAHLLFRGDLDAVDGAGFREFFTARGAGFPARFLVYADLRDRGFYLAPDRQPWWADPGDGDFVVFPRGNGPGDGVVKHRIRVVDERSTIPAGDLGDVVLAVVDEESEITYLDVAATDPDGDTDFAPPTAVSGTLLEDRVLVWDAPSELHEQGFYGQPLGGRAAEYDALQLSLLEAAYLAAQGVLDLGDDDVEAVVERGRAGEADRFDRRLRVYRALRDRGMVPKTGFKFGADFRVYSEVESVDELGHSELLVRVLPADYVFAPRDVSLDVRLAHGVRKRMVFALDNPSADTIRWLSVSRLTP; via the coding sequence ATGGACGGCGAGCTACACGGCGACGAGGTCCGAGTCGGCGGAGACGCCCGCCAGCGGTTCCACGACGCCCGCGGGTACGGCCACCCGCTCGACGGCAACGCCATCGCGCTGTCGCTCGTGGAGGCCGCACACCTGCTGTTCCGCGGCGACCTCGACGCCGTCGACGGCGCCGGGTTCCGGGAGTTCTTCACGGCCCGCGGCGCCGGCTTCCCTGCGCGCTTCCTCGTCTACGCGGACCTCCGCGACCGCGGGTTCTACCTCGCGCCCGACCGCCAGCCGTGGTGGGCCGACCCCGGCGACGGCGACTTCGTGGTGTTCCCGCGAGGGAACGGCCCCGGCGACGGCGTCGTGAAACACCGGATTCGCGTCGTCGACGAGCGCTCGACGATACCCGCCGGCGACCTCGGCGATGTCGTGCTCGCGGTCGTCGACGAGGAGAGCGAAATCACGTACCTCGATGTCGCCGCCACCGACCCGGACGGCGACACCGACTTCGCGCCGCCGACCGCCGTCAGCGGGACGCTCCTCGAAGACCGCGTGCTCGTCTGGGACGCGCCCAGCGAACTCCACGAACAGGGGTTCTACGGGCAGCCACTCGGCGGCCGCGCGGCCGAGTACGACGCGCTCCAGCTCTCGCTGTTGGAAGCCGCGTACCTCGCCGCGCAGGGCGTCCTCGACCTCGGGGACGACGACGTGGAAGCGGTCGTGGAGCGCGGGCGCGCCGGCGAGGCCGACCGCTTCGACCGCCGGCTGCGCGTCTACCGCGCGCTCCGCGACCGCGGGATGGTGCCCAAGACCGGGTTCAAGTTCGGCGCGGACTTCCGCGTGTACAGCGAGGTCGAGTCCGTCGACGAACTCGGCCACTCCGAACTGCTCGTTCGGGTGCTCCCCGCCGACTACGTGTTCGCGCCGCGAGACGTCTCGCTGGACGTGCGCCTCGCTCACGGGGTCCGGAAGCGAATGGTTTTTGCGCTCGACAATCCCAGTGCGGATACGATTCGCTGGCTCTCCGTGAGCAGACTCACTCCCTAA
- a CDS encoding non-histone chromosomal MC1 family protein, whose product MVREDGKRNFALRESDDETSVFSGNTPRQAALKAARRIEDVADSEQSADRKELRLREKGTDKVHIYEAWAWEEDAPGDKPDWMPGEITKANVSKEGINHIED is encoded by the coding sequence ATGGTACGTGAGGACGGCAAGCGCAACTTCGCGCTCCGAGAATCCGACGACGAGACGAGCGTCTTCAGCGGGAACACCCCACGGCAGGCCGCGCTCAAGGCAGCCCGCCGCATCGAGGACGTCGCCGACAGTGAACAGAGCGCCGACCGCAAGGAGCTCCGGCTCCGAGAGAAGGGCACCGACAAAGTCCACATCTACGAAGCGTGGGCTTGGGAGGAGGACGCCCCCGGAGACAAACCAGACTGGATGCCCGGCGAGATCACGAAAGCCAACGTCTCCAAGGAAGGCATCAACCACATCGAAGACTAA
- a CDS encoding AbrB/MazE/SpoVT family DNA-binding domain-containing protein, producing MVRKKTLSPSGAKGDDGEYHNAHVNLHEDELSVAGLDIGDEVFVRVREDKIIIQRADQDDVEHDF from the coding sequence ATGGTTCGCAAGAAGACGCTCAGCCCGAGTGGCGCGAAAGGCGACGACGGGGAGTACCACAACGCGCACGTCAACCTCCACGAGGACGAACTGTCGGTCGCCGGTCTCGACATCGGCGACGAGGTCTTCGTCAGAGTTCGGGAGGACAAAATCATCATCCAGCGGGCCGACCAGGACGACGTCGAACACGACTTCTAA